From the genome of Gracilibacillus salitolerans, one region includes:
- the opp3b gene encoding oligopeptide ABC transporter permease — MVKYIFQRIIYMVITLFIIATATFFLMKLLPGSPFNDLGGKMTEAQEQLLMEKYGLDEPVPVQYAKYMAGMVQGDLGVSFQYDNRSVTDIILSRLGPSAHLGAQALIIGSLLGIILGMTAAIRHNTWWDYTSNVLAVIGISIPSFVFAGLLQYYLAVQWRLFPVSFWEGPIYTVLPTIALMIFPMAICARFMRSEMLEVLGSDYIELARAKGVSNNTIMFKHALRNALIPVITVLGPMTVSLMTGTLVIEQIFAVPGIGEQFVRSINTNDYPVIMGTTMLFSVMFIVVILIVDLLYGLIDPRIRITGGKD; from the coding sequence ATGGTTAAATATATTTTTCAACGTATTATTTATATGGTCATTACATTATTTATTATCGCAACGGCTACTTTTTTTCTTATGAAGTTGTTGCCAGGTTCTCCATTCAATGACCTAGGTGGCAAAATGACAGAAGCACAAGAACAATTATTGATGGAGAAGTATGGCCTGGATGAACCAGTACCTGTTCAGTATGCGAAGTATATGGCTGGGATGGTCCAGGGAGATTTAGGCGTGTCTTTTCAATATGATAACAGGAGTGTAACAGACATTATACTAAGCAGATTGGGTCCATCTGCTCATTTAGGTGCTCAAGCTCTGATCATAGGTTCTTTATTGGGAATTATTTTAGGTATGACGGCAGCAATTAGACATAATACTTGGTGGGATTACACTTCAAACGTGTTAGCTGTAATTGGTATTTCCATTCCATCGTTTGTGTTTGCGGGTCTACTGCAATATTATTTAGCTGTGCAATGGAGGCTATTTCCTGTATCTTTCTGGGAGGGGCCTATTTATACGGTATTACCAACTATTGCATTAATGATTTTCCCAATGGCAATCTGTGCACGTTTTATGCGATCAGAAATGCTTGAAGTATTAGGGTCTGATTATATTGAATTGGCACGAGCGAAAGGTGTTTCAAATAATACGATTATGTTTAAACATGCATTACGAAATGCATTGATTCCCGTCATTACAGTTTTAGGTCCAATGACTGTAAGTTTAATGACAGGTACGTTAGTAATTGAACAGATTTTCGCGGTACCAGGAATTGGGGAGCAATTTGTTCGCTCGATTAATACAAATGACTACCCTGTCATCATGGGTACAACGATGCTTTTTTCAGTGATGTTTATTGTTGTCATCTTAATTGTTGATTTATTATATGGTCTAATTGATCCAAGAATTCGAATAACGGGAGGGAAGGACTAA
- a CDS encoding peptide ABC transporter substrate-binding protein yields the protein MRHNKWSLLVLAMILGLVLVACSSGSDSTEEEEKILNIAERSDIPTMDPIMTEDNVSTQWIDTVYEGLYRQAPGGEIVSGIAKMEETEVSEDGLTYTFHLREDAEWENGDPVTAQDFVYGWQRATNPDNGSFYGNYLMSGKIKNSEAIFAGEMDPEELGVSAPDDNTFVVELETPVAYFDSYVTNANFLPVHQEFLEEQGDDFSLSPDSILSNGPFKMTEWKSEEGWTVEKNESYWDAENVALDGISVKVIKDSDTQLSNYEVGDLDRVSLSGSQVSDNQTSPDYHSLTESSVFWLKMNQESVENSEYMENLNFRKALAKAFDNEAYVDVVYGNDSEPVDYFVPSNFVEHPETGEDFQTGNEELSYDVEAAQEYWEAAKEELGFDEVTLSFLSQDDDVAKNISEFMKTELEKNLEGLSIEANNVPWSRQLELMREKEYDLAVSGWGPDYKDAISFVDLWVTDGENNDVGYSNEEYDEIVKAVKGELANDPVARFEAMQEAEKIALEDAVISPIMQRKTSVLYKGNVKGLDQLNPYGNNYSYKYVDIE from the coding sequence ATGAGACATAACAAATGGTCTTTGCTGGTATTAGCGATGATTTTAGGATTAGTTTTAGTTGCATGCTCAAGTGGAAGCGATAGCACAGAAGAAGAAGAAAAGATTTTAAATATAGCGGAAAGATCGGATATTCCGACGATGGATCCAATCATGACGGAAGATAATGTATCAACTCAATGGATCGATACTGTTTATGAAGGATTGTATCGTCAAGCACCGGGAGGGGAAATAGTTTCCGGTATTGCAAAAATGGAAGAAACAGAAGTAAGTGAAGATGGGTTAACATATACGTTCCATTTACGTGAAGATGCGGAATGGGAGAATGGCGATCCGGTAACTGCGCAAGATTTTGTATATGGTTGGCAACGTGCAACCAATCCAGATAATGGTTCTTTCTATGGAAATTACTTAATGAGTGGAAAAATTAAAAATTCAGAAGCAATTTTTGCTGGAGAGATGGACCCAGAAGAATTAGGTGTTAGTGCTCCGGATGATAATACATTTGTTGTAGAACTTGAAACACCGGTTGCATATTTTGATTCTTATGTAACAAACGCTAACTTCTTACCTGTTCATCAAGAGTTTTTAGAAGAACAAGGCGATGATTTTTCTCTATCACCTGATAGCATTTTATCAAATGGCCCGTTTAAAATGACAGAATGGAAATCAGAAGAAGGCTGGACAGTTGAGAAAAATGAAAGCTATTGGGATGCAGAAAATGTAGCATTAGATGGTATTTCTGTTAAAGTTATTAAGGACTCAGATACACAGCTTTCTAACTATGAAGTAGGGGATTTAGACCGTGTTTCATTGTCAGGTTCACAAGTCAGTGATAACCAAACTAGTCCTGACTATCATTCATTAACAGAATCTAGTGTATTCTGGTTAAAAATGAACCAGGAATCAGTTGAAAATAGTGAATATATGGAAAACTTGAATTTCAGAAAAGCATTAGCAAAAGCTTTCGATAATGAAGCATATGTTGATGTTGTATATGGAAATGACTCGGAACCGGTAGATTATTTTGTTCCATCTAATTTTGTAGAACACCCAGAAACTGGTGAGGACTTCCAAACTGGTAATGAAGAATTAAGCTATGATGTGGAAGCAGCACAAGAATATTGGGAAGCAGCTAAAGAAGAGTTAGGATTTGATGAGGTAACATTGAGCTTCCTAAGTCAAGATGATGATGTTGCTAAAAATATTAGTGAATTTATGAAGACAGAGCTTGAAAAGAATTTAGAAGGTTTATCAATTGAAGCTAATAATGTGCCATGGTCTAGACAATTAGAACTTATGCGTGAGAAGGAATATGATTTAGCAGTTTCTGGTTGGGGCCCTGACTATAAAGATGCTATCTCATTTGTCGATCTTTGGGTAACAGATGGAGAAAATAATGATGTTGGTTACTCTAACGAAGAATATGACGAAATCGTTAAAGCTGTTAAAGGTGAATTGGCTAATGACCCTGTCGCTAGATTTGAAGCGATGCAAGAAGCTGAAAAAATTGCATTAGAAGACGCTGTGATTTCTCCAATTATGCAACGAAAAACGTCTGTATTATATAAAGGAAACGTGAAAGGTTTAGATCAACTAAATCCTTATGGAAATAACTACAGTTACAAATATGTTGATATTGAATAA
- a CDS encoding DUF3899 domain-containing protein, producing MIKWTIHTALLIVHCLVCLLFIILFTPNASLLDYINITFYMGAVYLMIGLLLYVISKKFFDITALSFRKVFAKVNKQKKWQSSFEEYELPSDRVNTNWVNFFSIQGGSLLVIMLILLILYY from the coding sequence ATGATAAAATGGACCATTCATACAGCTCTACTCATTGTACATTGCTTAGTCTGTCTACTATTTATTATATTATTTACACCAAATGCTTCATTACTTGATTATATTAATATCACTTTTTATATGGGAGCAGTTTATTTAATGATAGGGCTTTTACTTTATGTCATATCAAAAAAATTCTTTGATATAACAGCTTTAAGCTTTCGAAAAGTGTTTGCAAAAGTTAACAAACAGAAAAAATGGCAAAGTAGCTTTGAAGAATATGAATTACCATCTGATAGAGTCAATACCAATTGGGTGAATTTCTTTTCTATTCAAGGGGGATCACTTCTTGTGATTATGCTTATATTATTAATATTATATTATTAG
- a CDS encoding aldehyde dehydrogenase family protein produces the protein MSTNPIKIDAIINGETYRTEKQEPRENPAHPDEIVGYAPINTMEDTIKAIDVAHETFTTWRETPIDERVERMRSAIQKIKNNTPEIAELLSREHGKALYDSEGEIGVSLMWMEYACDNVKEVLKDEVQDHDNGKTILAKDAIGVVSAITPWNYPISLSTIKVAPALLAGNTMVLKPSPLAPLAVSKVIELIANEFPPGVLNMVHGEAEVGVELTSNPKVAKIAFTGGTETAKHIMKSAADTIKHMTLELGGNDAAIVLSDFDVNDDRAMRRLVISNFLTAGQICMIAKRIYVDQSIYEQFVEKYIEAANKWIRVGDPFDKNVTVGPVNNQKQVKYVQSLIDDAEGNGAKVVKLGKILDQNLFEQGYFMQPTVVLGADQKDPIVVEEQFGPTVPILPFENDKHAIKLANDSIFGLTSSVWGKEEHAIEVSKHIQAGTTMINTAAVQGLDVRFPFGGVKQSGMGREYGKEGILAYTDTHVINVPENLDLPYIPE, from the coding sequence ATGTCCACAAACCCGATTAAAATAGATGCTATTATAAATGGCGAAACATATAGGACCGAGAAACAAGAACCACGTGAAAATCCAGCACATCCGGATGAAATTGTTGGCTATGCCCCCATTAATACAATGGAAGATACAATAAAGGCCATTGACGTAGCACATGAAACCTTTACCACTTGGAGAGAAACACCTATTGATGAGCGGGTGGAACGCATGAGAAGTGCGATTCAGAAAATCAAAAATAACACACCTGAGATTGCAGAATTGTTATCACGTGAGCATGGAAAAGCACTTTATGATTCAGAAGGCGAAATCGGCGTTTCATTAATGTGGATGGAATATGCATGTGACAATGTCAAGGAAGTTTTAAAAGATGAAGTGCAGGATCACGATAATGGGAAGACCATTCTCGCAAAAGATGCCATTGGTGTTGTATCCGCTATCACCCCTTGGAATTATCCAATCTCACTTTCCACTATTAAGGTGGCACCAGCATTGTTAGCAGGAAACACGATGGTATTGAAACCAAGTCCTTTAGCACCACTTGCGGTAAGTAAAGTTATAGAATTAATAGCGAATGAATTTCCGCCAGGAGTATTAAACATGGTCCATGGGGAAGCAGAGGTTGGTGTCGAATTAACATCAAATCCTAAAGTAGCAAAGATTGCCTTTACGGGCGGGACGGAAACAGCGAAACACATCATGAAGTCAGCAGCTGACACAATTAAACATATGACGTTAGAATTAGGTGGAAATGATGCAGCCATTGTCCTAAGTGATTTTGATGTAAATGATGATCGGGCAATGAGACGTCTAGTTATTTCTAATTTCCTTACTGCAGGACAAATATGTATGATTGCCAAAAGAATCTATGTCGATCAATCGATTTATGAGCAATTTGTTGAAAAGTATATAGAGGCGGCTAATAAGTGGATTAGGGTTGGAGATCCTTTTGATAAGAACGTTACGGTTGGTCCTGTTAATAATCAGAAGCAAGTAAAGTATGTGCAGAGTTTAATTGATGACGCTGAAGGAAATGGAGCTAAGGTAGTGAAACTGGGTAAGATTCTTGATCAAAATTTATTTGAACAAGGTTATTTCATGCAGCCTACCGTCGTTTTAGGTGCCGATCAAAAAGACCCAATCGTTGTAGAAGAACAATTTGGTCCTACAGTACCTATTTTACCTTTTGAGAATGATAAACACGCGATTAAGCTTGCCAATGACAGTATTTTTGGCTTGACTAGTTCTGTTTGGGGGAAAGAAGAACATGCCATAGAAGTTTCGAAGCATATACAAGCCGGAACTACCATGATTAATACAGCTGCTGTTCAAGGACTTGATGTACGTTTCCCATTTGGCGGTGTAAAACAATCTGGAATGGGGCGTGAATATGGCAAGGAAGGGATCCTTGCTTACACCGATACCCATGTTATTAACGTTCCTGAAAATCTAGATTTACCGTATATTCCAGAATAG
- the trpS gene encoding tryptophan--tRNA ligase, producing MTTIFSGIQPSGSLTLGNYLGAMKHFVALQEDNQCYFCVVDEHAITVPQDRLKLRENIKSLAALYIASGIDPEKSVLFIQSEVPAHTQLGWMLQTVSYIGELERMTQFKDKSKGKEAVSAGLLTYPPLMAADILLYNTNIVPVGDDQKQHLELTRDLAQRFNHRFNDIFTIPEISIPKVGARIMSLQEPTKKMSKSDDNQKASIFMLDTEKQIEKKIKSAVTDSDGIVTYDKESKPGISNLLTIYASCTGESIDELVQKYKGKGYGEFKQDTANAVIEALRPIQERYYELIESEELDDLLDQGADKANFVANKMLRKAKKAMGLGRVKKKK from the coding sequence ATGACAACAATTTTTTCAGGTATTCAACCAAGCGGTAGCCTAACATTAGGAAATTATTTAGGTGCGATGAAGCATTTTGTCGCATTACAAGAAGATAATCAGTGTTATTTCTGTGTGGTAGACGAGCATGCGATTACGGTCCCACAAGATAGATTGAAATTACGAGAAAATATTAAATCCCTTGCAGCATTATACATAGCTTCAGGAATAGATCCGGAAAAATCTGTACTTTTTATTCAATCTGAAGTTCCCGCGCATACACAATTGGGTTGGATGTTACAAACCGTTAGTTACATAGGTGAATTAGAGCGCATGACTCAATTCAAAGATAAATCCAAAGGTAAAGAAGCCGTATCTGCTGGTTTATTAACTTATCCACCGTTAATGGCTGCTGATATTCTGCTATATAATACCAATATCGTACCTGTTGGAGATGATCAAAAACAACACTTGGAATTGACACGAGATTTAGCTCAGCGTTTTAATCACCGCTTCAATGATATCTTTACGATTCCGGAAATTAGCATTCCAAAAGTTGGCGCACGTATCATGTCATTGCAAGAACCAACGAAAAAAATGAGTAAATCAGATGATAACCAGAAAGCTTCTATTTTTATGCTAGATACAGAAAAACAGATTGAGAAGAAAATTAAAAGTGCAGTTACAGACTCAGATGGTATTGTCACTTATGATAAAGAAAGCAAGCCAGGTATCAGTAATTTATTAACCATTTATGCAAGTTGTACAGGTGAATCAATTGATGAATTGGTACAAAAATATAAAGGCAAAGGCTATGGCGAATTCAAACAAGATACTGCAAATGCTGTAATTGAGGCATTACGTCCGATTCAAGAGCGTTATTACGAATTAATTGAATCAGAGGAATTGGATGATTTACTTGATCAAGGAGCTGACAAAGCCAACTTTGTTGCAAATAAAATGTTACGTAAAGCGAAAAAAGCAATGGGTCTAGGACGAGTGAAGAAAAAGAAATAA
- a CDS encoding DUF3603 family protein, giving the protein MLYLHDVWVNWFEGEENGYNVCSFHEWRKSDGIEILDQAPILFIDDKTFQYIENDLQDIPQSMLDQIYQRAYIRKNQERQQLDYACVITNGSSILAFDTMGYHIPIRKSRLIPRQERLVLDLIEGRTAKTYPIPDQTDKEFHILSLQPEYMVGLTRRERQLKQLLMIALDQLEVANCLEEVRYWLTEWTPDQYHSIKKMTFSEAWEKLYQDVVTGWSTKHEIFCKQIIKGQAFYEDIWEREHEPYSTKSLRS; this is encoded by the coding sequence ATGTTGTATTTACATGATGTATGGGTCAATTGGTTTGAAGGAGAAGAAAACGGCTATAATGTATGTTCTTTCCATGAATGGAGAAAGTCAGATGGTATTGAAATTCTAGATCAAGCTCCGATACTCTTCATCGATGACAAAACCTTTCAATACATTGAAAACGATCTGCAAGATATACCTCAATCTATGCTAGATCAAATTTATCAACGTGCATATATTCGGAAAAATCAAGAACGACAACAGCTTGACTATGCTTGTGTCATCACGAACGGTTCATCGATACTAGCATTTGATACGATGGGATATCATATTCCCATTCGAAAAAGCAGATTAATTCCACGTCAAGAGCGGTTAGTACTGGATCTGATTGAGGGACGAACAGCCAAGACATATCCAATACCTGACCAAACAGATAAAGAATTTCACATTTTATCATTACAACCAGAATATATGGTCGGACTAACAAGAAGAGAACGTCAATTAAAACAATTACTAATGATTGCTTTGGATCAATTAGAAGTCGCTAATTGTCTGGAAGAAGTAAGATACTGGTTAACAGAATGGACGCCAGACCAATATCACTCGATTAAAAAAATGACATTTAGTGAAGCATGGGAAAAACTTTACCAGGATGTAGTAACTGGCTGGAGTACAAAACATGAGATTTTTTGCAAACAAATTATTAAAGGCCAAGCTTTTTATGAAGATATATGGGAAAGGGAACACGAACCTTATTCAACCAAATCATTACGATCTTAA
- the fabF gene encoding beta-ketoacyl-ACP synthase II, translating into MSKNRVVITGMGAVTPLGNTVTKFWDHLKSGTSGIDYVTKVNIDDFPAKVSGEVKDWDPTEYMEKKDAKRMDLFTQYAVGAAKMAVEDANLEITDEIANRVGVWIGSGIGGMATYDEQFRKFMDKGYRRVSPFFVPMLIPDMAAGQVSIQLGAKGINNCSVTACASGANSIGDAYKVIERGDADYMITGGAEAPLTPMAFAGFSTAKALSFNDDPNTASRPFDKNRDGFVMGEGAGILILESLESAKQRGATIYAEIVGYGASGDAHHITSPAPEGEGAARAMQQALENAEISPNEVDYVNAHGTSTEYNDSFETQAIKTVFKEHAYKMNVSSTKSMTGHLLGAAGAIESIACVKAIQDGILPPTINYETPDEVCDLNYVPNKAIEQDINIAISNSLGFGGHNVTLAFKKYQ; encoded by the coding sequence ATGAGTAAAAATCGAGTAGTGATTACTGGTATGGGTGCCGTGACACCTTTGGGAAATACCGTCACTAAATTTTGGGATCATTTGAAATCTGGTACTTCGGGAATCGATTATGTGACAAAAGTCAATATAGACGATTTTCCTGCTAAAGTATCTGGAGAAGTAAAAGATTGGGATCCAACAGAATATATGGAGAAAAAAGATGCTAAACGTATGGATTTATTTACACAATACGCAGTAGGCGCTGCCAAAATGGCGGTAGAAGACGCCAACCTTGAAATCACGGATGAAATTGCTAATCGTGTTGGGGTTTGGATTGGCTCTGGTATTGGTGGTATGGCGACATATGATGAACAATTTAGGAAATTTATGGATAAAGGATATCGCCGTGTAAGCCCGTTTTTCGTACCCATGCTAATTCCTGATATGGCTGCTGGTCAGGTATCAATTCAACTAGGTGCAAAAGGGATTAACAACTGTTCCGTAACTGCCTGTGCGTCAGGAGCAAACTCAATCGGAGACGCTTATAAAGTAATTGAACGTGGAGATGCTGATTACATGATTACAGGAGGAGCAGAAGCACCATTAACACCAATGGCTTTTGCAGGTTTCTCAACAGCAAAAGCATTGTCTTTCAATGATGATCCAAACACTGCAAGCAGACCTTTCGATAAAAACCGAGATGGATTTGTAATGGGTGAAGGTGCAGGTATTCTCATTCTAGAATCATTAGAATCTGCAAAACAACGAGGTGCTACGATTTATGCTGAGATTGTAGGTTATGGGGCGTCTGGTGATGCTCATCATATTACCTCACCAGCACCGGAAGGAGAAGGAGCAGCACGTGCCATGCAGCAAGCACTCGAGAATGCTGAAATATCTCCTAACGAAGTAGACTATGTAAATGCACATGGTACGAGTACGGAATACAACGATTCTTTTGAAACACAAGCGATTAAAACAGTTTTCAAAGAGCATGCTTACAAGATGAATGTTTCCTCAACGAAATCAATGACAGGACATTTATTAGGAGCTGCTGGTGCCATTGAGTCTATTGCATGTGTTAAAGCAATTCAGGACGGTATTCTACCACCAACGATTAATTATGAAACACCAGACGAAGTATGTGATCTCAACTACGTACCAAACAAAGCGATTGAACAAGACATCAACATTGCTATTAGCAACTCACTAGGCTTCGGTGGTCACAACGTCACACTCGCATTCAAAAAATATCAATAA